A stretch of Lysinibacillus agricola DNA encodes these proteins:
- a CDS encoding ABC transporter permease, with translation MDNTMFKQYQQMLKKEKRYVRLYQLIILILFFGGWELLSRFGWIDRLIFSSPTHVWQTLVEKVSDGTLTLHVGVTLMETIIGFIAGTLMGTLIATVLWWSSMLSKVLDPYLVILNAMPKVALGPILIVALGPGYFSIIAMGALISIIITTIVVYTAFKGVDPNYNKVLQTFGATRWQIFKEVILPASFPTIISTLKVNVGLSWVGVIVGEFLVASKGLGYLIIYGFQVFNFNLVLMSLLIIAFFATIMYQVVELIEKAIIKNNG, from the coding sequence TTGGATAATACAATGTTTAAACAGTATCAGCAAATGCTAAAAAAAGAAAAGCGCTATGTTCGATTATATCAGCTTATCATCTTAATCTTATTTTTCGGCGGGTGGGAGCTTCTATCAAGATTTGGATGGATTGACCGTTTAATTTTTAGTTCTCCAACGCATGTATGGCAAACATTAGTAGAAAAAGTGAGCGATGGTACGTTAACACTTCACGTTGGTGTTACTTTAATGGAAACGATTATTGGCTTTATTGCCGGAACACTAATGGGTACATTAATAGCAACCGTATTGTGGTGGTCATCAATGCTATCAAAGGTACTTGATCCATATTTAGTTATTTTAAACGCTATGCCGAAAGTTGCTTTAGGACCCATTTTAATAGTCGCCCTTGGTCCTGGTTATTTTTCTATTATAGCGATGGGTGCGTTGATTTCAATCATTATTACAACCATCGTGGTTTATACGGCTTTTAAAGGGGTTGATCCAAACTACAACAAAGTATTACAAACTTTTGGGGCAACCAGATGGCAAATATTTAAAGAAGTTATTTTACCTGCTTCCTTCCCAACGATTATTTCTACTTTGAAAGTAAATGTAGGACTTTCTTGGGTAGGTGTCATAGTTGGTGAATTTTTAGTCGCCTCAAAAGGGCTTGGTTATTTAATTATTTATGGCTTCCAGGTGTTTAATTTTAATCTTGTGCTTATGTCACTTCTCATCATCGCCTTTTTTGCGACGATTATGTATCAGGTTGTCGAGTTGATTGAGAAGGCGATTATAAAAAATAATGGTTAG
- a CDS encoding YlaI family protein, translated as MRVKCVICDTINNLDDNLPLAKKLRNRPIHTYMCETCHDRIKENTVTRIETGNFRFYRTSPQMDEEF; from the coding sequence ATGCGCGTAAAGTGCGTTATTTGCGATACAATTAACAATTTAGATGATAATTTACCGTTAGCTAAAAAATTACGCAATCGACCAATTCATACGTATATGTGTGAAACATGTCATGATCGTATTAAAGAAAATACGGTTACACGCATTGAAACCGGGAATTTCCGGTTTTATCGTACCTCTCCACAGATGGATGAAGAATTTTAA
- a CDS encoding YlaN family protein yields MDTKSQTSFQEKALELLVADADKIARLIRVQMDHLTMPQCPLYEEVLDTQMFGLSREIDFAVKLGLIEREKGKEILDSLEKELSVLHDAYTDK; encoded by the coding sequence ATGGATACTAAATCACAAACTTCTTTTCAGGAGAAGGCTTTGGAGCTTTTAGTTGCTGATGCAGACAAAATTGCTCGCCTCATTCGAGTACAAATGGATCATTTAACAATGCCACAATGCCCTCTATATGAAGAAGTATTAGATACACAAATGTTCGGCCTTTCTCGTGAAATTGACTTTGCTGTGAAGCTTGGACTCATTGAACGCGAAAAAGGCAAAGAAATTCTCGATTCACTCGAGAAAGAACTTTCTGTACTACATGACGCGTATACAGACAAATAA
- a CDS encoding FtsW/RodA/SpoVE family cell cycle protein, translating into MKQYLKRYAQNFDYPLFFTVLLLSLFGLIMIYSSSIMVAIAIKGKAPDYYYHKQVINLTVAFLGFLAAAFFPYKHYANKKVMLILTAVLVVLFTWVKVAGNGDEAGIGSKSWISVPGFGNFQPSEYAKLFIILYFAAAFYRKGQKYTLEKLQPTEIFYPIFLWILVVAGVAFETDLGASIILCGIAVCVVAASGIPFKTFWKFLGVLGAFGGVIFGILWLFKGDMLTDNRMGRIKSYINPFNYESGSGHQVVNSYYAIGGGGLEGRGLGQSIQKLGYLPEPQTDFIMAIIMEELGIWGVLVVLGGLGFIVYKGFSIALRTKDPLARMIAAGIASWIGWQSFINLGGVTGLIPLTGVTLPFISYGGTSIIILSLAMGILMNVSMFEKIERRKTQS; encoded by the coding sequence ATGAAACAATACTTAAAACGTTATGCACAAAATTTTGATTACCCATTATTTTTTACGGTCCTATTGTTAAGCTTATTTGGATTAATAATGATTTATAGCTCAAGTATTATGGTAGCGATTGCAATAAAAGGAAAGGCACCAGATTATTATTACCACAAGCAAGTAATCAATTTAACTGTAGCTTTTCTTGGATTTTTAGCAGCGGCATTTTTTCCGTATAAGCATTATGCAAATAAAAAAGTTATGTTGATACTAACGGCTGTATTAGTTGTACTATTTACTTGGGTAAAAGTTGCTGGTAATGGTGATGAAGCAGGAATAGGGTCTAAAAGTTGGATTTCCGTCCCCGGTTTTGGGAACTTTCAGCCTTCTGAATATGCGAAGCTATTTATAATTTTATATTTTGCTGCTGCTTTTTATCGGAAAGGACAAAAATATACACTTGAAAAGCTACAACCAACTGAAATATTTTATCCAATATTCCTTTGGATTCTAGTTGTTGCTGGTGTTGCATTTGAAACCGATTTAGGAGCAAGTATTATTTTATGTGGAATCGCTGTTTGTGTTGTAGCAGCTAGTGGCATTCCGTTTAAAACATTTTGGAAGTTTTTGGGGGTATTGGGTGCGTTTGGAGGAGTCATCTTTGGTATACTATGGTTGTTTAAAGGGGATATGTTAACGGATAACCGTATGGGCCGTATTAAATCATACATAAACCCGTTTAATTATGAAAGTGGTAGTGGTCACCAGGTTGTCAATAGTTATTATGCAATTGGCGGAGGCGGTTTAGAGGGAAGAGGTCTCGGTCAGTCCATTCAAAAATTAGGGTATTTGCCTGAACCACAAACTGATTTTATTATGGCGATTATTATGGAAGAGCTAGGTATTTGGGGAGTTCTTGTCGTTTTAGGTGGTTTGGGATTTATTGTATATAAAGGATTTTCGATTGCGTTGCGCACGAAAGATCCACTAGCACGTATGATTGCTGCAGGTATTGCGAGCTGGATTGGCTGGCAATCGTTTATCAATCTTGGGGGTGTAACTGGGTTAATCCCGTTAACCGGTGTAACGCTACCTTTTATTAGCTATGGCGGGACATCTATAATTATTCTATCTTTAGCGATGGGAATATTGATGAATGTTTCTATGTTTGAAAAGATAGAAAGGAGAAAAACACAATCATAA
- the pyc gene encoding pyruvate carboxylase, which yields MESINKILVANRGEIAIRIFRACTELNIQTVAIYSREDSGAFHRFKADEAYLVGAGKKPIDAYLDIEGIITIAKDAGVDAIHPGYGFLSENVEFARRCEEEGIVFIGPTSQHLDMFGDKVKAREQAIAAGIPVIPGTDGPVANLAEVEAFASAYDYPIMIKAALGGGGRGMRLVHTKEELASSYERAKSEAKAAFGSDEVYVEKAIIKPKHIEVQIIGDQQGNIIHLYERDCSIQRRHQKVVEIAPSNSISEDLRNRICDAAVQLMNNVSYINAGTVEFLVAGENFYFIEVNPRIQVEHTITEMITGVDIVHAQIKVAAGYGLHSEEIHIPQQADVPMIGYAIQARVTTEDPANDFMPDTGKLMVYRSSGGFGVRLDAGNGFQGAVVTPYYDSLLVKISTSGMTFKEAAAKMDRNLKEFRIRGVKTNIPFLNNVVTHEEFLTGAFDTSFIDTTPELFNFPVRKDRGTKLLSYIGNVTLNGFPGVEKKAKPIFVQPSISKVDKLIVPPAGTKQILDAQGAEGLVKWILAQEDVLLTDTTFRDAHQSLLATRVRSQDMFEIADATAHMMHDFFSLEMWGGATFDVAYRFLKEDPWERLAKLREQVPNVLFQMLLRGANAVGYTNYPDNLIREFIAESAASGIDVFRIFDSLNWIKGMEVAIDAARQSGKIAEAAICYTGDIFDETRAKYSVQYYKEMAKELEAAGAHILAIKDMAGLLKPEAAYRLISELKETTSLPIHLHTHDTSGNGIYLYAKAIEAGVDIIDTALGSMAGLTSQPSANSLYYAMKGSKREVRADIEALEKLSYYWEDVRKYYKDFESGMISPHSEIYVHEMPGGQYSNLQQQAKAVGLGDRWDEVKHMYSRVNLLFGDIVKVTPSSKVVGDMALFMVQNDLDESSVLTRGQTIDFPDSVIEFFQGYLGQPHGGFPEALQKVVLKDREAITIRPGELLEPVNFEQLKAVLEGKFSRPVTKQDVLAYALYPKVFEEFAKTVDSFGNISVLDTPTFFYGLKLGEEIEVEIEKGKTLIIKLVSIGEPQHDGTRVMYFELNGQSRELVIQDMTVEVDGSLALKADPSNPNQIGATMPGTVLKVVVSKGSSVKRGDHLLITEAMKMETTVQAPKDGVVKEVYASAGDAISTGDLLIEIE from the coding sequence ATGGAATCAATCAACAAAATTCTCGTAGCCAATCGAGGAGAAATTGCAATTCGTATTTTCCGGGCATGTACGGAGCTAAATATCCAAACTGTGGCCATTTATTCGCGGGAGGATAGTGGGGCATTCCATCGCTTTAAAGCAGATGAGGCCTATTTAGTGGGAGCGGGCAAGAAACCAATCGATGCCTATTTAGATATTGAGGGTATTATTACGATTGCCAAAGATGCTGGTGTAGATGCGATTCATCCGGGTTATGGTTTTTTATCGGAAAACGTGGAATTTGCACGTCGATGTGAAGAAGAGGGGATTGTCTTCATTGGGCCAACTTCCCAGCATTTAGATATGTTTGGAGATAAGGTTAAGGCGCGCGAACAAGCAATTGCTGCAGGTATTCCTGTTATTCCTGGTACAGATGGTCCGGTAGCTAATTTAGCAGAGGTAGAGGCTTTTGCTAGCGCATATGACTATCCAATTATGATTAAGGCAGCACTAGGCGGCGGTGGTCGTGGAATGCGCCTTGTTCATACAAAAGAGGAGCTAGCTTCCTCCTATGAACGTGCAAAATCTGAGGCGAAGGCAGCATTTGGCTCTGATGAGGTGTATGTAGAAAAGGCCATTATTAAGCCAAAGCATATTGAAGTTCAAATTATTGGCGATCAACAGGGCAATATCATTCATTTATATGAGCGTGATTGCTCGATTCAACGTCGTCATCAAAAGGTTGTTGAAATTGCACCATCTAATTCAATTTCGGAAGATTTAAGAAATCGAATTTGCGATGCAGCGGTTCAATTAATGAACAATGTCTCGTACATAAATGCAGGGACAGTAGAATTTTTAGTCGCAGGTGAGAATTTTTATTTCATCGAGGTCAATCCTCGTATTCAAGTCGAGCATACGATTACTGAAATGATTACGGGTGTCGATATCGTGCACGCCCAAATTAAAGTGGCAGCAGGCTACGGTCTGCATAGTGAGGAAATCCATATCCCGCAACAGGCGGATGTCCCAATGATTGGGTATGCGATTCAAGCACGTGTCACAACGGAAGACCCAGCCAATGACTTTATGCCGGATACAGGAAAGCTTATGGTGTACCGTTCGAGCGGTGGTTTTGGTGTTCGCTTAGATGCCGGTAATGGGTTCCAAGGGGCTGTAGTAACACCGTACTATGATTCACTACTGGTGAAAATTTCAACATCAGGAATGACGTTTAAAGAAGCCGCAGCAAAAATGGACCGCAATTTAAAAGAGTTCCGTATTCGTGGGGTAAAAACGAATATTCCATTTTTAAATAATGTTGTGACACACGAGGAATTTTTAACGGGTGCCTTCGATACAAGCTTTATTGATACAACACCTGAACTATTTAATTTCCCTGTGCGTAAGGACCGTGGGACAAAGCTCTTAAGCTATATTGGTAATGTGACGCTCAATGGTTTCCCTGGAGTGGAGAAGAAAGCAAAGCCAATTTTTGTGCAACCGAGCATTTCGAAAGTCGATAAATTAATCGTGCCACCAGCGGGTACAAAACAGATTCTAGATGCCCAAGGAGCAGAGGGGCTTGTGAAATGGATTCTAGCGCAAGAGGATGTACTGTTAACGGATACAACTTTCCGTGATGCGCACCAATCACTGCTTGCTACGCGTGTGCGTTCACAGGATATGTTCGAAATTGCAGACGCAACAGCGCACATGATGCACGATTTCTTCTCGCTCGAAATGTGGGGCGGCGCGACGTTTGATGTGGCGTACCGTTTCTTAAAAGAAGACCCATGGGAGCGTCTTGCCAAACTACGTGAACAAGTACCAAATGTGCTATTCCAAATGCTACTTCGTGGTGCGAATGCCGTCGGTTATACGAACTACCCTGACAATTTAATTCGTGAGTTTATCGCTGAATCAGCTGCATCCGGCATCGATGTGTTCCGTATTTTCGATAGCTTGAACTGGATTAAAGGCATGGAAGTAGCAATTGATGCTGCACGCCAGTCTGGTAAAATTGCTGAAGCTGCTATCTGTTATACAGGAGATATTTTTGATGAAACAAGGGCGAAATATTCAGTCCAATACTACAAGGAAATGGCGAAGGAGCTGGAGGCAGCAGGTGCCCATATTTTAGCGATAAAAGATATGGCTGGACTATTGAAGCCTGAGGCAGCGTATCGTTTAATTTCCGAGTTAAAAGAGACGACAAGTCTACCAATCCACCTGCATACGCATGATACAAGTGGCAATGGCATTTATTTATATGCCAAGGCGATCGAGGCTGGGGTGGATATCATTGATACGGCGCTCGGTTCGATGGCAGGCTTAACATCACAGCCAAGTGCAAACTCCTTGTATTATGCAATGAAGGGCAGCAAGCGTGAGGTTCGTGCCGATATCGAAGCGCTTGAAAAATTATCGTATTACTGGGAAGACGTGCGTAAATATTATAAGGATTTCGAAAGTGGCATGATCAGTCCACATTCTGAAATTTATGTTCATGAGATGCCAGGTGGCCAATATAGTAACTTGCAGCAGCAAGCCAAAGCAGTGGGCCTTGGTGATCGATGGGATGAAGTGAAGCACATGTATTCCCGCGTAAACCTTCTATTTGGCGATATTGTCAAAGTAACCCCATCTTCGAAAGTAGTCGGAGATATGGCGTTATTTATGGTGCAGAACGATTTAGATGAAAGCTCTGTACTGACAAGAGGGCAAACTATTGACTTCCCAGATTCTGTGATTGAGTTCTTCCAAGGCTATTTGGGACAACCGCATGGCGGCTTCCCAGAGGCACTTCAAAAGGTTGTGTTAAAGGACCGTGAGGCAATTACGATACGTCCTGGTGAGCTACTGGAGCCTGTGAATTTTGAGCAATTGAAGGCGGTACTGGAGGGGAAATTTAGTCGTCCCGTGACGAAGCAAGATGTGTTGGCGTATGCTTTGTATCCGAAAGTGTTTGAGGAGTTTGCAAAAACAGTGGATTCCTTCGGCAATATTTCGGTATTAGATACACCAACATTCTTTTATGGGTTAAAACTAGGTGAAGAAATTGAAGTCGAGATCGAAAAAGGAAAAACACTGATTATTAAACTTGTCTCTATCGGTGAACCACAGCATGATGGCACGCGTGTCATGTACTTTGAGTTAAACGGTCAATCCCGTGAGCTGGTGATTCAAGATATGACTGTCGAAGTAGATGGCAGCCTAGCGTTAAAGGCAGATCCAAGCAATCCAAATCAAATTGGGGCAACGATGCCTGGTACGGTCTTAAAAGTAGTCGTATCGAAAGGAAGCTCTGTCAAACGTGGAGACCACTTGTTAATTACCGAAGCAATGAAAATGGAAACAACCGTCCAAGCACCGAAAGATGGGGTCGTGAAAGAAGTATACGCAAGTGCGGGCGACGCCATTTCAACAGGTGATTTGTTAATTGAAATTGAATAA
- a CDS encoding COX15/CtaA family protein, giving the protein MQHNRYMKWFAVAATVGMLLILLGGALVTKTDSGLGCGRNWPDCNGSLIPKEITPEVLIEFSHRLVTGVVSISILVLTVWTWRKLGHIREVKLLGFLAMFFLIAQALIGAAQVLWGQGDFILALHFGISLISFAAVLLLSMIVFEVDRKFDADNVFIGKKLRWHTIAVTIYSYLVVYTGALVRHTDSSLICPDWPFCYNETPFAPFNNMYEWVQMGHRLAVLIFFIWIAYITWHVVKEYKNQRVIYYGWVIAFTIVILQVIAGMLVVLTKLNLIVALLHSLLISILFGLLCYMIMLVARSNYNEKNK; this is encoded by the coding sequence ATGCAACACAACAGGTATATGAAATGGTTTGCTGTTGCCGCTACAGTTGGAATGCTCCTTATCTTACTAGGAGGAGCACTTGTTACCAAAACAGATAGTGGCTTAGGCTGTGGTCGAAACTGGCCTGATTGTAATGGTTCTCTTATTCCAAAAGAAATTACACCAGAAGTCTTAATTGAATTTTCACATCGTCTTGTAACTGGTGTCGTATCAATCTCAATTCTTGTGTTAACAGTTTGGACATGGCGTAAACTTGGCCATATTCGCGAAGTAAAGTTATTAGGTTTCTTAGCGATGTTTTTCTTAATCGCACAGGCTCTTATTGGAGCTGCTCAAGTTTTATGGGGACAAGGTGATTTCATACTAGCACTTCACTTTGGGATTTCTCTTATTTCCTTTGCTGCTGTTCTCCTTCTTTCTATGATTGTATTTGAAGTGGATCGGAAATTTGATGCCGATAACGTTTTTATTGGTAAAAAGTTACGTTGGCATACGATTGCTGTCACAATTTATTCTTATTTAGTCGTTTATACAGGGGCGCTTGTTCGTCATACAGATTCTAGCTTAATATGTCCAGACTGGCCATTTTGCTATAACGAAACACCATTCGCACCTTTTAATAATATGTATGAATGGGTGCAAATGGGGCATCGCCTAGCTGTTCTTATCTTTTTCATTTGGATTGCATACATAACTTGGCATGTTGTAAAAGAATATAAAAACCAACGAGTTATTTACTACGGTTGGGTTATTGCCTTTACTATAGTAATTTTACAAGTGATTGCTGGTATGTTAGTAGTCCTAACTAAATTGAATTTAATCGTTGCATTACTTCATTCATTACTTATTTCAATTTTATTTGGTCTACTTTGCTACATGATAATGCTAGTTGCACGTAGCAATTATAATGAAAAAAACAAATAA
- the cyoE gene encoding heme o synthase yields MSNGRALTATRNSGPESTSVVKDFLALIKIGIVNSNLVTTFTGMWLAFQFTSRHFLQELDVILFTMLGAALIIGGSGAMNNFIDQDIDPIMKRTKTRPTVTGRFKPNFVLTIALSFLIVGEILLFAASFAAGMWGLVGIFAYVVLYSMWSKRKHVSNTIVGSISGAIPPVIGFAAVEPALGSGALALFLIMFAWQPPHFYALAMKRTEEYRAANIPMLPVVKGFKRTKYSMLFWILLLLPLPFLLTELGVGFLILATALNLGWLILAFKGFTTKDDMKWANKMFIYSLNHMTILFVSIIIFALFS; encoded by the coding sequence ATGTCAAACGGTCGTGCACTGACGGCTACTAGAAATAGTGGACCAGAATCAACATCTGTTGTAAAAGATTTCTTAGCACTGATAAAAATTGGAATCGTTAATTCGAATCTTGTCACAACGTTTACAGGGATGTGGCTGGCATTTCAATTTACTAGTAGACACTTCTTGCAAGAGCTTGATGTCATATTGTTCACCATGCTGGGTGCAGCATTAATTATAGGTGGCTCAGGCGCAATGAATAACTTTATTGATCAGGATATTGATCCAATCATGAAAAGAACGAAGACAAGACCGACAGTAACGGGTAGATTTAAGCCGAATTTTGTATTGACCATTGCCCTCTCATTTTTAATTGTAGGTGAAATTTTGTTATTTGCGGCATCGTTTGCGGCCGGCATGTGGGGACTAGTAGGAATATTTGCTTATGTCGTTCTGTATTCAATGTGGTCAAAGAGGAAGCATGTTAGTAACACGATTGTAGGAAGTATTTCAGGGGCGATTCCACCAGTTATTGGGTTTGCAGCTGTTGAGCCTGCATTAGGTTCAGGAGCACTTGCCTTATTCCTAATCATGTTTGCATGGCAACCACCGCATTTTTATGCGCTTGCTATGAAACGTACTGAAGAATATCGTGCAGCTAATATACCAATGCTACCTGTAGTAAAAGGATTTAAACGTACGAAGTACTCAATGTTATTCTGGATTCTTTTATTATTACCGTTACCTTTCCTTTTAACAGAGCTTGGCGTTGGCTTCTTAATTCTTGCCACTGCATTGAACTTGGGCTGGTTGATTCTAGCTTTTAAAGGCTTTACTACAAAAGATGATATGAAATGGGCAAATAAAATGTTTATCTATTCTTTGAATCATATGACCATACTATTTGTATCCATCATAATATTTGCGTTGTTTAGCTAA
- the coxB gene encoding cytochrome c oxidase subunit II, with translation MMKGLKKWRLFSLLAVMMVFLSGCGEDHISALKPSGQVGKEQFNLLLLATGIMTLVVVVVSVIYLLAFLKFRRSKVGENVIPKQVEGSHTLEVIWTVIPIILLLILAVPVVTATYKFADVAAMDEVDEDGNKTALTVNVTAKLYWWEFEYPNQGIVTAQELVVPTGEKVYFNLKAADVKHSFWIPAIGGKMDTNVDNLNKFYLEFDKESKDLKDGVFYGKCAELCGPSHALMDFKVKALSPEAFDAWVASMQATEGKLADKASTDLGEATFANSCLGCHAVSGSGGSGGMGPNLTTFGDRNRVAGFLEHNEENLKAWIKNPEKFKPGNLMMNADGTAPVYGDLTDEEIQALATYIMGLSVEK, from the coding sequence ATGATGAAAGGGCTTAAAAAATGGCGTCTTTTTTCACTTCTAGCAGTGATGATGGTTTTCCTTTCAGGATGTGGTGAAGATCATATTTCTGCACTGAAACCATCTGGTCAAGTGGGTAAAGAACAATTCAATCTATTACTGTTAGCTACTGGAATTATGACGTTAGTTGTAGTAGTAGTATCCGTTATCTATTTACTTGCATTCTTAAAATTCCGCCGCTCAAAAGTTGGCGAAAATGTTATTCCTAAGCAAGTAGAAGGAAGTCACACTCTTGAAGTAATTTGGACAGTTATTCCAATTATTTTATTATTAATCTTAGCTGTACCAGTTGTTACGGCTACTTACAAATTTGCAGATGTTGCTGCAATGGACGAAGTAGATGAAGATGGTAACAAAACAGCACTTACAGTAAATGTAACTGCGAAATTATATTGGTGGGAGTTTGAATACCCTAATCAAGGTATTGTAACAGCTCAAGAATTAGTTGTACCAACAGGTGAAAAAGTTTACTTTAACTTAAAAGCTGCCGATGTTAAGCACTCATTCTGGATTCCTGCTATAGGCGGTAAAATGGATACGAACGTAGATAACTTAAACAAATTCTATCTAGAATTTGATAAAGAATCAAAAGATCTTAAAGACGGCGTATTCTATGGTAAATGTGCTGAATTGTGTGGTCCTTCACACGCATTAATGGACTTCAAAGTTAAAGCATTAAGCCCAGAAGCATTCGATGCATGGGTAGCTTCAATGCAAGCAACAGAAGGAAAATTGGCTGATAAAGCTTCAACAGATCTTGGTGAAGCAACATTTGCTAACAGCTGTTTAGGTTGTCATGCTGTTTCTGGTTCAGGCGGTTCAGGCGGAATGGGTCCTAACTTAACTACATTTGGTGACCGTAACCGTGTTGCTGGTTTCTTAGAACATAATGAAGAAAACTTAAAAGCTTGGATTAAGAACCCTGAGAAATTCAAGCCAGGTAACTTAATGATGAACGCAGATGGTACTGCGCCAGTATACGGCGACTTAACTGACGAAGAAATTCAAGCTCTAGCAACTTATATCATGGGCTTATCTGTTGAGAAATAA
- the ctaD gene encoding cytochrome c oxidase subunit I, producing the protein MSSYTQKKGFGATVWDYITTVDHKKLAVMYLLAGTLFFAIAGFEALLMRIQLMKPNNDFISAGFFNELLTMHGTTMLFLAATPLLFAFMNMLVPLQIGARDVAFPFLNSLGFWLFFLGAVFLHLSFFMGGAPDAGWTSYASLSLYSPGHGIDFYVLGLQISGAGTLISGLNFIVTIITMRAPGMTFMRMPLFTWTALVSSALILFAFPPLTIGLLMMLFDRMFGGNFFDHTMGGNTIIWEHLFWIFGHPEVYILVLPAFGLFSEIIPAFSRKRLFGYSSMVFATILIGFLGFMVWAHHMFTVGLGPTANAIFAVATMAIAVPTGMKVFNWILTIWGGSIKVTTPMLYALGFIPSFVAGGVTGVMQASAPLDYQLHDSYFIVAHFHYVIVGGIVTALFGSAHFYWPIFFNRMLNETLGKITFWVFFIGFHLTFFVQHFLGLMGMPRRVFTYMEGQGWDQFNYISTIGALMMGVGVILMVINCLMSIKGKPAGRDPWGDGRTLEWSIPQPIPFYNFRQTPLVRGLDPWWIEKQEGNKEMTFAEPIGDIHMPNNSAIPFVISLGLFIAAFGALYNPDADKSWSIYVLIAGLAITFGAMIFRSVKDDHGFHLHKEEILEIEEQLYGKGGNK; encoded by the coding sequence GTGAGCTCATACACACAGAAAAAGGGCTTTGGAGCAACTGTCTGGGACTACATTACAACTGTTGACCATAAAAAGTTAGCAGTAATGTATTTATTAGCCGGTACATTGTTCTTCGCTATCGCTGGTTTTGAAGCGTTATTAATGCGTATTCAGTTAATGAAACCAAATAACGATTTCATATCAGCTGGTTTTTTCAATGAATTATTAACAATGCACGGAACGACAATGTTATTCCTAGCTGCGACTCCATTACTATTCGCATTTATGAACATGCTTGTACCATTACAAATTGGTGCGCGTGACGTTGCATTCCCGTTCCTTAACTCTTTAGGGTTCTGGTTATTCTTCCTAGGTGCAGTATTCCTTCACCTGTCATTCTTTATGGGTGGCGCTCCTGATGCGGGCTGGACTTCTTATGCATCATTATCTTTATATTCTCCAGGACATGGTATTGACTTCTATGTTCTTGGTTTACAAATATCCGGGGCAGGTACATTAATTTCAGGTCTTAACTTTATCGTTACGATTATTACAATGCGTGCTCCAGGTATGACATTCATGCGTATGCCATTATTCACTTGGACTGCGCTTGTATCAAGTGCACTAATCCTATTCGCATTCCCTCCATTAACAATTGGTTTATTAATGATGTTATTTGACCGTATGTTCGGTGGTAACTTCTTTGACCATACTATGGGTGGTAACACAATTATTTGGGAACACTTATTCTGGATCTTCGGACACCCAGAGGTTTATATCTTAGTATTACCAGCATTTGGTTTATTCTCTGAGATCATTCCAGCGTTCTCTCGTAAACGTTTATTCGGATACTCTTCAATGGTATTCGCAACAATTTTAATCGGTTTCTTAGGGTTCATGGTTTGGGCTCACCACATGTTTACAGTTGGTCTTGGGCCAACAGCTAACGCAATCTTTGCTGTAGCAACTATGGCGATTGCCGTACCAACAGGTATGAAAGTATTCAACTGGATCTTAACTATTTGGGGCGGATCTATTAAAGTTACAACACCAATGCTTTATGCACTTGGTTTCATCCCGTCATTCGTTGCGGGTGGTGTTACAGGGGTAATGCAAGCATCTGCACCTCTTGACTACCAATTACACGATTCTTACTTTATCGTTGCTCACTTCCACTACGTAATCGTTGGTGGTATTGTAACAGCGTTATTTGGTTCAGCACACTTCTACTGGCCAATTTTCTTCAACCGTATGTTAAACGAAACGCTTGGTAAAATTACGTTCTGGGTATTCTTTATCGGATTCCATTTAACGTTCTTCGTTCAACACTTCTTAGGTTTAATGGGTATGCCACGTCGCGTATTCACTTACATGGAAGGTCAAGGTTGGGATCAGTTCAACTATATCTCTACAATCGGTGCATTAATGATGGGTGTAGGGGTTATCTTAATGGTAATCAACTGCTTAATGTCAATCAAAGGCAAACCAGCAGGTCGCGACCCATGGGGCGATGGACGTACATTAGAATGGTCAATTCCACAACCAATCCCATTCTACAATTTCCGTCAAACACCACTTGTTCGTGGTTTAGATCCATGGTGGATTGAAAAACAAGAAGGAAATAAAGAAATGACATTTGCTGAACCAATCGGTGATATTCATATGCCAAACAACTCAGCTATCCCATTTGTTATTTCTCTAGGGCTGTTTATCGCGGCATTCGGTGCTCTTTATAATCCAGATGCAGATAAATCGTGGTCAATTTATGTTTTAATTGCTGGTCTTGCAATTACATTTGGTGCTATGATTTTCCGTTCTGTTAAGGACGATCACGGCTTCCACTTACACAAAGAAGAAATTCTTGAAATTGAAGAACAACTTTACGGCAAAGGGGGAAATAAATAA